Proteins found in one Cryptococcus neoformans var. grubii H99 chromosome 14, complete sequence genomic segment:
- a CDS encoding CMGC/CDK/CDK5 protein kinase, variant — MNYVQLEKLGEGTYATVYKGRSRTTSEIVALKEIHLDAEEGTPSTAIREISLMKELKHVNIVRLHDVVHTESKLVLIFEYCEQDLKRYMDIHGDRGALDLNTVKSFTHQLLQGIAFCHDHRVLHRDLKPQNLLINKRGELKIGDFGLARAFGVPVNTFSNEVVTLWYRAPDVLLGSRTYSTSIDIWSVGCIFAEMITGYPLFRGRDNADQLVQIMKIVGTPSDATIAQIKLNSPEIQIKSPLAKHAKQPFQAIIPRAPRDAISLLEHLLQFEPTRRYDAHQAMTHQYFTSGPIAPPTLHDNNPAVSSASSLALPPRVAARASQASAAVQAQQAAQAQAQAQAQAQAQAQAQAAQNAQIMAQQQQQQQQQQQQYEMMMGQQNMQGYYDPQAAAQMQAHQQAQAQAHAAQMQQMAQQGYYMNPNGQHGHHH; from the exons AT GAATTACGTCCAGCTTGAGAAACTTGGTGAAGGTACTTATGCCACTGTGTACAAA GGCCGATCAAGAACGACTTCAGAAATCGTGGCACTCAAGGAGATCCACCTGGATGCGGAAGAGGGGACGCCAAGTACTGCTATCCGAGAGATCAGTCTTATGAAGG AGCTTAAGCATGTAAACATTGTCCGCCTGCACGATGTTGTTCATACCGAATCTAAGCTTGTCCTCATTTTCGAG TACTGTGAACAGGATTTGAAGAGGTATATGGATATCCACGGTGATCGCGGTGCTTTGGATCTGAACACCGTCAAGAGCTTTACGCATCAGCTTCTTCAG GGTATTGCGTTTTGTCATGATCATCGCGTCTTACATCGAGACCTCAAGCCTCAAAACCTGTTGATCAACAAACGAGGAGAATTGAAGATTGGTGATTTCGGTTTGGCGAGGGCGTTTGGTGTGCCAGTGAACACGTTCAGTAATGAA GTTGTGACCCTTTGGTACCGTGCACCCGATGTTTTGCTCGGTTCAAGGACGTATAGCACAAGTATTGACATATGGAGTGTCGGATGCAT ATTCGCAGAGATGATTACAGGATACCCTCTCTttagaggaagagataaTGCCGATCAATTGGTGCAGATCATGAAGATTGTTGGCACACCAAGCGATGCCACCATTGCTCAGATCAAATTGAACTCT CCTGAGATTCAAATCAAATCCCCTTTGGCTAAACATGCCAAACAGCCGTTCCAGGCAATTATTCCCCGAGCTCCTAGGGACG CCATCAGTCTGCTTgaacatcttcttcaattcgAGCCCACTCGGCGGTATGATGCACACCAAGCTATGACCCACCAATACTTCACCTCTGGCCCTATCGCCCCTCCCACATTGCATGACAACAACCCAGCTGTTTCATCGGCTTCatcccttgcccttcctccaagGGTGGCTGCGCGAGCCAGCCAGGCTTCAGCTGCTGTGCAGGCTCAACAAGCTGCTCAGGCTCAAGCGCAGGCGCAAgcccaagctcaagctcaagctcaagctcagGCGGCACAGAATGCGCAGATAATGgctcaacaacagcaacagcagcagcaacagcagcagcagtatgagatgatgatgggacAGCAGAATATGCAGGGGTATTACG ACCCTCAAGCAGCCGCACAGATGCAAGCCCATCAGCAGGCCCAAGCGCAAGCGCATGCAGCCCAGATGCAGCAAATGGCTCAACAAGGGTACTACATGAACCCTAATGGACAGCATGGGCATCACCATTAA